CACGTACCCAAGGGTGCTTTGCTGGCTGCAGTATGAATTTGGCCAGGAAAATAGCTGATGCCGCTACTAGTGAAGGAGGGTAAGAAAGTAGATTGTACTCCAGCAGTGATAGCTCAGCAACATAATTGGCTAGGAACTCAAGATGCAATGCTGGATCCTGCACGATGAAAAGCTGTTAATGCAATGCAGCATATAAATAGTATGAAATTGCAGCAAGCAGGAGATGATTAAGAGAGCAGCACCTCATCAGATACTTGTGCAACACGGACAAATCTCCTGTTGTAGGCAAGAAGATAGTTATTAGAGTTCGATTCATTCCAGCATTATAGACATCGATGAGATGAAAGAGAATAGAACCTCAAAAAGCATTTTGCTGTAGGTGCAGTCATTTCAAACTTCAGGTAATTCAGGACAGAAGCTTCCATTTCCAAAACCTGACAATCTATGTGTTAGTCATGGAGATAAACATAGAAATGTTCACAGATATGCAAAACAAACCTCATCTCTGAAGTATGTGTTGTCAGTTATATAGCAGAATTCTTCTACTTGAGGTGCACATATCTCCTTGTATTTTCTGATATAGGAACAAGCCAAAATCAGTACACAAAACTCAGATGCAAACTGAGAaacacatttaaaaaaattgctaaTCAGATCTTACGCAGCAATAAGCATACAAGCAACTCCAAGTAATTGCAGTCTTTGACGATTGATCTCATTGCCAGAAAGATAACGGTCAATGTAGTTAACTGTCAGGTATAATGTATCAGGAACAAGACGATATTCTTCAGCGACCTGCACAAAGGAAAAGCACAAATAGAGTGGTAAGTAACGATTGTGGTCTTTAGGCTCCAATCAACTAAAAAAATTTGTTCGGTATAAAAGCTTACTTCCACAAGCCAGTCTATCAGGATCGCTCTCATGCTTGGGTTTACATCCTTTTGGAGTGTTTCCATAAAATCGGTTGATGGATGTTTCCTGGTCTGCTTCAAGTCAAATAGAAAATCACAATGTAAATATGAAATTCAACCTAGATTTGAAACCACTGTGCTCAGGTCAGATTAATTGTCATTTGATCAAACTGACTGCAGTAGTGCAGTCCATGTCACAGCAAAAATAATGAGCAATTGAAAAATACTTCAAGAGCATTGATTACAACAATTGAAATGTATCAATTCATCGGTTCAGTCAATGCTTTAAGAAGATAACTCCATTACAATTTCTCCATATTATACTGTGCTTCTACTGGTTCTATAGGGAATTTCAATATGATGGCCATTAAATGGAAC
This genomic window from Oryza sativa Japonica Group chromosome 12, ASM3414082v1 contains:
- the LOC136354741 gene encoding cyclin-A1-3 isoform X1, with the translated sequence MSTCDSMKSPDFEYIDNGDSSSVLGSLQRRANENLRISEDRDVEETKWKKDAPSPMEIDQICDVDNNYEDPQLCATLASDIYMHLREAETRKHPSTDFMETLQKDVNPSMRAILIDWLVEVAEEYRLVPDTLYLTVNYIDRYLSGNEINRQRLQLLGVACMLIAAKYKEICAPQVEEFCYITDNTYFRDEVLEMEASVLNYLKFEMTAPTAKCFLRRFVRVAQVSDEDPALHLEFLANYVAELSLLEYNLLSYPPSLVAASAIFLAKFILQPAKHPWNSTLAHYTQYKSSELSDCVKALHRLFCVGPGSNLPAIREKYTQHKYKFVAKKPCPPSIPTEFFRDSTC